In one window of Bacteroidota bacterium DNA:
- a CDS encoding LacI family DNA-binding transcriptional regulator — protein MIKKVKLSDIATKLNVSVSLVSFVMSGKWKEKRVSPELAKRVMQTAKKMGYQPNSTARALRTGKTGVIGLVVADISNPFYGKIAREIENEASKLGLQLMFASSDENLLKFKKIVDTLIGRQVDGLIVVPVLGSEKFLLQKNKHGVPIVQIDRNFKNTGLPFVIDDGIYGGQKLTELLINRGYSNISTVVFKSKLSNLKERVEGFKRIIKTDNDRHIIEVPVRGYETVLEEKLMDSVKKGVDGFFFTQNRLGIAGLKILKRNNVRIPGDVVIVSYDNPEIFELGSPSISCYQQSIMEMSKASVAIITDIINKGNSEKVHYRIKGQLIERESSKSVK, from the coding sequence ATGATAAAAAAAGTAAAACTAAGTGATATAGCGACAAAACTCAATGTTTCGGTTTCTCTTGTATCGTTTGTAATGTCAGGTAAATGGAAAGAGAAAAGAGTTAGTCCTGAACTTGCAAAACGAGTTATGCAGACTGCCAAGAAAATGGGTTATCAGCCAAATTCTACTGCCCGTGCTTTAAGAACCGGTAAAACAGGAGTTATCGGATTGGTGGTCGCTGATATTTCCAATCCCTTTTATGGGAAAATAGCCCGTGAGATAGAAAATGAAGCATCAAAATTGGGGTTGCAGTTAATGTTCGCATCAAGTGATGAAAACCTGTTAAAGTTTAAAAAAATTGTGGATACTCTAATTGGTCGTCAGGTTGACGGTCTTATTGTAGTACCTGTTCTAGGGTCGGAAAAGTTTTTGTTACAGAAGAATAAGCATGGGGTTCCGATTGTGCAGATAGACAGGAATTTTAAAAATACCGGGTTACCTTTTGTTATTGATGATGGAATTTACGGCGGACAAAAACTAACAGAATTGCTGATAAATAGGGGCTATAGTAATATTTCTACAGTGGTGTTTAAGAGTAAATTATCAAATTTAAAAGAGCGTGTAGAAGGATTTAAGAGAATAATTAAAACTGATAATGACAGGCATATTATAGAGGTTCCCGTAAGAGGTTATGAAACAGTTTTGGAGGAGAAATTAATGGATAGTGTAAAAAAGGGAGTTGATGGATTTTTCTTCACTCAGAACAGGTTGGGTATAGCAGGTTTAAAAATCCTTAAAAGAAATAATGTTAGAATTCCCGGAGATGTTGTAATAGTAAGCTATGATAATCCGGAAATCTTTGAGTTGGGTTCTCCTTCTATATCCTGTTATCAACAGTCAATAATGGAAATGTCTAAAGCCTCTGTTGCTATAATTACTGATATAATAAACAAGGGCAATTCAGAAAAGGTTCATTATAGAATTAAAGGACAACTAATAGAAAGAGAATCGAGTAAATCGGTTAAATAA